Sequence from the Hamadaea flava genome:
CGGCACACCCCGGACGGCTCGGGTTTCCAGCTCCAGCACTGGACGCACACCTTCGAATACAGCCTGGTGGCCGGGGCAGGGGACTGGCGGCAGGCCGGCTTCGTCGCCGCCGGGCAGGAGGTCAACCATCGGGTGGTCGCCCGGGACGTCCCGGCCGGACCGGGCCCGCTGCCGACGACGGCCAGCCTCGGCTCGGTCGAGCCGCCGCAGGTCGTGCTCACCGCGCTCAAGCCGGCGGGCAACCCGATGGCGGCCGGCCGATCCGGCGACCTCGACCCGGCGGCCGGGGTCACCGTGCGGCTCTACGAATCGACCGGCCGGCCCGCGACCGCGCGCGTACGCCTGCATGGCGGGCTGCGCGACGCCACGGTCGCCACGGTGCTCGAAGACACCGGCCACAGTGGCTCGACAGTGGAATCCGATGGCGACGGTGTGACCCTCCCGATCGGACCGGCGCAGATCGTCACCCTTGGCCTGCAAGCGAATCCCCGTACGTCGGCGTCGACTCGGCAGGCCGAGCCAGCGCAGCCGGTGTTCACTCGATACTGGCTGCACAACAAGGGACCGGCTCCCGCCGGGTATCTGCCGGTTGCAGTGCATGTGCATCCGTCGGTGCTGACCCTGGCCGGGCCGGACACCGAGGACGTCGTCCGGGTCACCGTGGCGACGACGGCGAGCCCGGCCTCCGGTCTGGTGGAACTGGCGGTGCCGGACGGGGTGACGGCGACCCCGGCCGGGCCGCTGAAATACGACCTGGCTCCGGGCGAGCACGCCGAGTTCGAGATCCGGCTGCGGGCGTACGCCGACGGCACCCGGTTCGTCGCCGCCCGCCTCCGGGACGACCTCGGCCAGCTCCTCGAAGACGTCGTCGCGGTCACCGTCGGAGCCCCGCCGATCGACGACCCGCTTCAGGTGGAGGTGACCTCCGGCGCGTTGGAGCTGGCACCCGGCGGCGAAGGCCGACTGACCGTCCGGCTCGCCAACTCCGCAGCGAGCGAGATCCGTGGCGAGGCGCTGCTGCTCAGCCCGTTCGGGACGTGGGACGCGCTGCCGGGCGATCTCGCGGCCGGGCCGTGGGCACAGGGCTTCGCCGTTCCGGCCGGGGCGACCGAGGAGTTGGCGTACGCCGTCCGCGCGCCCGGCGACGCCCGGCCCGGTGCGCAGTGGTGGGCGGCGGTCAAGGTGGGCGCGTTCGGCCGGGTCTTCTACACCGCGACGGTCCCCGTCACCGTGGTCGATCCGGGGCGGGCGTGAGCCCCAGCGTCCCGCGTTCTCCGGAATAACACGAGGTAGGGTGGCCCCCCATGATCGACACCCCGTTTGTCACCCAGGTACACGCCGGCCTGATCGAGCAGGTCCGGTCGATCGCAGCGGAGGCCCGCGCCGGCGGCTGGACTGGGCTGCAGCACCGTCGGCTCGCCGAGCGGCTCAAGGTGCTGGTCGCGGCCTGGCGGCTCGGTCTGGACACCGGGCTGACGGCCGAGCAGCTGTTCGGGCACGCCGTCACGCTGACGGCTGCCCTGCGCCGGCTCCAAGGGCCGAGTGGGCTGTTCACCGGCGGTGACAATGTGGACTCGCCACCCGACTCGGCGTTCAGCGTCAACGACCTGGCCGACATCGCGTTGATGCTGCGGCTGGACGGCACTCCGCTCGCTGCGGCGGCCCCCGAGGCGGAGCGCGAGGTGGCGGGCGAGCTGGAGGCGATGCTGACCGTGATCACCCCGGCGCTGCTCACCGGGGGCGTGCACACGCCGAACCATCGCTGGGAGTTGTCGGCGGCCCTGGCCCGGCTGCACCGGCTGTGGCCGCTGACCGCCCTCGCCGCCCGGGTGGAACAGTGGCTGGCCGAAGGCGTCGACCTCGACGACTCCGGTCTGTACAGCGAGCGCAGCGCCAACTACGCCGCCCACGTGTCGAATCCGTCGCTGCTGGTCATCGGCGAAGTGTTCGGCCGTACCGAGCTTCTCGACGCAGTCGAGCGCAACCTCGACGCGACCCTGGACCTCCTGCTGCCGGACGGTTCGGTCGAGACGATCCTGTCGCGGCGGCAGGACCAACGCTTCCCGATGCGGCTTTCGGCGTACCTGTTGCCGTTGCGCGAGATCGCGCGGATCCGCAAGCGGCCCGATCTGGCGTGGGCCGCGCAGCTGGCCCTGACCCAGGGCCTGCCGTCGCCCGGTGACGCGGCGACCCTGCTGGTGCTGAACCCCGACATCGCGCTGGAGCTGCCGCCGGCCGAAGCGCCGGCTCGGCGACGCCGGGGAGTGTTCCCGGCGGCCGGGCTGGTCGTCGACCACCGCCCGGCGGTCACGAGCGTGGTCTTCGGCGGCTCGGACCACCCGAGGCAACAGCGGATCCGATCCGGGCTGGCCAACTCGCCGACCTTCCTGCGCCTGTACGCCGGAGCCGCCGTGCTGGACAGCGTGCGGCTGTCGCGGACGTTCTTCGGCCTCGGGCCGTTCCGTGCCGACGGCCTGACGCTCGACGGCGACACGGTGACGCTGGCGGAGACGGTGAGCGCGGCCTACTACCAGCCGCTGGATCCGGCCGACCGCGACCCGCGCGGCGAGTACGCGCTGGTGGACGACGGGCGGTTCAGCGCGGCCATGGACTTCGGCCGCCGAGTACGCGACGAAGTGGGCCTGGACAGCGTCGTGAAAATCGAGCTGGCCGAGGACGGCGTAGAGCTGACGCTCGATCTGTCCGGCGCGGTCGTGGACTGGGCGCTGGAGTTCGCGTTCCGGCCCGGCGGATCGATGACCGGCGTGCGGGCGCTGCGCGAGAACGTGTGGCAGCTCGATGCCTCGGCCGGTACGCGGGCCGAATACCGGGTCGGCGACGATGTGATATCAATCGATTTGAGCGAGGCGTCGGACGGCGCCGGGGAGGTCGTGGCGGCGGCTCACGCGGCTCCGTCCTACGAGCCCGGCGAAGAGTATCGATTCCTGGGCGGAACGGACGCGGCGGCGGGGGAGCTGCTCTACGTTTCCGGCCGGGTTCCGGCGTGTGTCCGGCTGAAAATCTGCGTCGCTAACAGGTCACAGTTGCCGCAGATTTAGCTCGGAGCTATCTCAAAATTCCCAGGTCAGGCGCGCTCTTAGCACGGGCTGGTGCGCTCATATGTCAGGAGAAAGTAAAGAGAGTATGTCCTGACTATTGACCTGGAAAGCGCTTGCCGATTAGCGTCCCTCGCCATCAAGGCGATTACTTTCGAGGAGACCGCATGACGACTTCCCAGGCTGCCCCGAGCCGGCTTACCCGCCGGGGCTTTCTCTCGGTGGGTGCCGCGGCAGCCCTGAGCCTGACGGCGCTCAGCGCCTGTAGCTCCGACGACGGCGACGGTTCGGGCGCCAAGAAGATCACCTTCTGGCTGTCCACCTCGGCGCAGCTCGACGGCTACACCAACCTGGCCAAGGAGTTCGAGGCCAAGGAGGGCGTCACGGTCGAGATCGTGAACGTCCCCTACGACGGCTACCAGGACAAGCTGCGGCAGTCCGCGCAGGCCAACTCCCTGCCGGACGTCGCCAGCGTCCCGTCGCTGGACCCGATCTGGATCAACCAGCTCCAGGACCTGAGCGCGACGGCGAACAACGAGGCGAACAAGATCCGCAAGGACATCCTCACGGTGCAGGACGGCAAGACCCTCTGCATCCCGTCGGACATCACCGCGGCCGGTCTGTTCATCAACAAGACCCTGTTCGCCAAGGCCGGGGTCGAGTTCCCCACCGACCCGAACAAGACCTGGACCTGGGACGAGTTCCTCGCCGCGACGGCGAAGGTCCGTGACGCGGCGAAGGCCAAGTACTCCCTGGTCTACGACAACTCGCCGGCCCGCATCCGGGCGTTCATCTACAACAACGGCGGCAAGGGTTTCCAGCTCGGCTCCGACGGCAAGTACGCCACCCCGGACGACGCCACCATCCAGGCGCTGACCAAGTTCGCCGCGCTCAACGACGACAAGGTCATGCCGAAGTCGGTGTGGACCTCCGGCGCCGACCCGAACGCGCTGTTCAAGAGCGGCCAGGTCGTCGCGTACTTCTCCGGGGTCTGGCAGGTCGCCGACTTCGCCGAGGGCATCACCAACTTCGAGTGGGCCAGCGCCCCGACGCCGGGCCCGGTGCACGCCACCGACATCAACCTCGGCGGCAAGGTCGTCGCGTTCACCAACGGCGACCGGGCTTCGGCGGCCAAGAAGTGGGTCGACTTCATGTTCCAGCGGGACAACTACGCCAAGCTGGCGCAGTCCAACGGCTACCTGTCCGTCGAGGCCGGCCTGGACCTGAAGTACCCGTTCACCAAGCAGTCGGCCCTCGACGCGTTCGCGCTCTACAACAAGGAGATCGAACTGGCCGACCCGATCTCGTCCTCGGGCCAGGCGGCCGGCACGACGCTCGTCCTGAAGGGCAAGGCGATCCAGACCGATCCCACCAAGACGGAGATGGCCAAGTTCATCAACGGCCAGCAGGACGTCCAGAAGACCGTCACGAACATCGTGAACGGGCTCAACGAGCAGGTCGGCTGACGCCACACCGCGACGCCCGCCGGCATCGGCCGATGCCGGCGGGCCCCGCCCGTCGGAAAGGGACAGGATTCATGGTGGACAGCATTCGCCCGACGGCGTCGGAGCCGAGTCCCGAGGTGCGCCGGGGGCCGGAGCCGGTGCGGCCCCGGCAGCGGAACGGGCGCCGCAAGCGGTACACCGGAGCGCCGCTGGTGCTCATCTCGATCAACCTGCTCCTGTTCGTCACGTTCTTCGTCTGGCCCGCGATCACCGGCCTGATGTACTCGTTCACCAGCTACACCGGCGTCGGCCCGGCTCCCTGGGTGGGGCTGGACAACTACCAGCGGCTGCTGCAGGACGACGCCTTCTACGCCGCGCTGATTCGCACCCTCGTCTACACCGCCGGCGTCGTGCCGCTGACGATCGTGCTGTCGCTGGGCACCGCGGTGCTGCTCACCAGCCCGTACGCCAAAGGTAAGACGATCGCCCGGATCGTGTTCTTCCTGCCCTGGCTCATCTCGCCGATCATCGCGGGCGTCATCTGGCGCTGGCTGTTCGGCGAGAACTTCGGCCTGGTGAACTACCTGATCACCTCGCTGGGCGGCAAAGAGGTGGCCTGGCAGTCCAACGGGAATCTGTCGCTGATCGTCGTCATCATCGCCGCGGCGTGGGGCGGCACCGCGTTCAACATGCTGCTGTTCGTGGCGGCGCTGAAGAACGTGCCGACGGCGTACTACGAGGCGGCGTCGCTCGACGGAGCCGGCTCGTGGGCGAAGTTCCGCCGGATCACGTTGCCCGCCATCGCGCCGACGACGTTCATCGTGGTGCTGCTGAGCATCCTGCACTCCATGAAGGAGTACGCGCTGATCAAGGCGATCAACGACGGCGGGCCGGGCAGCACCAACAACCTGCTCGTCCAGTACATCTACACGAAGGGCTTCGAGCGCGCCCAGATCGGCTACGCCA
This genomic interval carries:
- a CDS encoding ABC transporter substrate-binding protein; amino-acid sequence: MTTSQAAPSRLTRRGFLSVGAAAALSLTALSACSSDDGDGSGAKKITFWLSTSAQLDGYTNLAKEFEAKEGVTVEIVNVPYDGYQDKLRQSAQANSLPDVASVPSLDPIWINQLQDLSATANNEANKIRKDILTVQDGKTLCIPSDITAAGLFINKTLFAKAGVEFPTDPNKTWTWDEFLAATAKVRDAAKAKYSLVYDNSPARIRAFIYNNGGKGFQLGSDGKYATPDDATIQALTKFAALNDDKVMPKSVWTSGADPNALFKSGQVVAYFSGVWQVADFAEGITNFEWASAPTPGPVHATDINLGGKVVAFTNGDRASAAKKWVDFMFQRDNYAKLAQSNGYLSVEAGLDLKYPFTKQSALDAFALYNKEIELADPISSSGQAAGTTLVLKGKAIQTDPTKTEMAKFINGQQDVQKTVTNIVNGLNEQVG
- a CDS encoding carbohydrate ABC transporter permease, with amino-acid sequence MVDSIRPTASEPSPEVRRGPEPVRPRQRNGRRKRYTGAPLVLISINLLLFVTFFVWPAITGLMYSFTSYTGVGPAPWVGLDNYQRLLQDDAFYAALIRTLVYTAGVVPLTIVLSLGTAVLLTSPYAKGKTIARIVFFLPWLISPIIAGVIWRWLFGENFGLVNYLITSLGGKEVAWQSNGNLSLIVVIIAAAWGGTAFNMLLFVAALKNVPTAYYEAASLDGAGSWAKFRRITLPAIAPTTFIVVLLSILHSMKEYALIKAINDGGPGSTNNLLVQYIYTKGFERAQIGYASAASFVLMLILMIVAIIQLVMNRRKES